The genomic segment CACCACTGCCAGGGTGTTTGCCTTCTTTCTTTCATGCTTCCCAGAGACTGCAGACCCATTTCCATCCTCCACCTTAATCTGCCGTGTCAGATCTTTAATTGATCTGGCCTGACGTCTTGCTACCACGTAGATCTTGAGGTAAATGCTCAACATGATGAGACCAGGGaggaaaaatgaaaaaacaGAAGAGAATGCAGCTGATGCTGGACTAAAGAATACCGGGCATCCTCCGACACACTGGACCTGTGTCTCAAAGAAGTGCTCACTGCCTTTCAGGTTGAGGTTTGAGAAGATCATCCCATAGGCGAAGATGGCTGGGAAGACCCAGCTGGTTATGATCATCAGCAGAGCAGTGACAGAGTTGACTATGGAGCGGTACAGAAGTGGGGTGCAGACAGCAAAGTAACGATCTACAGAGATGAAGGAGAGGTGGAAGATGGAGGAGGTGCTGAGCATGATGTCCGTGCTGGTGTGGAGCTTGCACACAAAGTCTCCCAGGTACCAGCAGCCGTAGACCGACCGCATCGCACTGCACGGCATGATGAAGGCCcccaacaaaaagtcgcaaaccGCCAGTGAGAGAATGAGGCAGTTTGTGGTGGTGTGCAGCTGTTTAAAATGCGCTATAGATGTTATAACCAGAAGATTCCCAGTTATTGTAACCAATATAGCAAAGGCCATGAAAGCAAACATTGAAAACTGGAGACTTACAGGCTGGACATTCTTCTTGCATGATCCGCTCACAGAGTCATAGCAGTACTGTATTTCTGCATATACATCATTTATGTGCTTTGAGCTATTTGAGAAGTTCATGCTACTCATGATCTGAGGGCCTAGCAAAGGTAAAACAACAGACTTAAATTTGACCGTAGTATTGATGGTGTACAGAGAAACTTCCAAAATGAGTTACACATTATTGGAGCTCATTaccaaagagaatgacttaCATCTCACATTATAAAACTTTTAATGTCGATATGAAACTATAGACCAAAAAATAGACAAATAGCCAAAAATACTGTCCGCAAAAATTAGTCTTGTTATGTCTTAATTACTCTACACCTTATCAGTAGAAATAAACCAACATTACTCTTCTTGGTTAAgtattttatattataaaaCAATACTGTTATGACCAGAAAATTCAAACCATAAGATTTGCAAGACAAATATTCCTTCTTGCGTGCCTAATATGTGTTGTGGATTTTCACAGATGAAATGACCAGGAAACTGGAGATACCAGCAAATATTATGTTCATGTGCTGTAAATCACCATAAAGTCTTTCCTGAAGAATTTTATTCCAAAATAATGAAATGCTCCTTTTAATGTTGAGACCTCTGACCCTTTAAGAGATAAAATGAATGGCTAAGCAAAACTCATAAGACTGAGTCTTTTGTCCAGGGCAAAAATAAAAGCTCATCCAATATATCCTTTAAAAAATTTTCAGCTTTGAATTCAGCAATGCAGCCTGCAATCACAAAATATAGCATTGAAGACGGATTCCAAAAATTAAATTCACATTTATAATTGCTCACTCACCTATCACTCTTTACAGTGCATAATCTGCATGGGAGTTTAGCCAAAATCTCTGGAAGGAGCAACCTGAGACAAGCAGAAACTTGTAGACTCAggatcacacacacatgtgGTCATTATATTGACACGTACTGTGGAAACATCCATTGGTTCCCAGCAATTAAGCCGCTTGCTCATCATTGTGAATCATAGAGCACATAAAGGCCACCTATCGGAATATCTGTTTACTCTGCAAGCAGATCTATTTTTGAGGTAAGATCTAAtagcaaaaatatatatatgccaGCCAAAGGCAAATATACCAAGTATGTCTTTCAGTAAGGGAAAGTTGATACGATTTGATTGAATACATAAGATCTCTGTACCTGGACCTGAAACAAAATCAGCTCCATTCTCAGTGTCCTTTGTTCTATGCTATTGGAAGGAAACTGAGATAACAAAATTAAATGTTCACACACTTATGTATTGACGCAATTACATTGTTACAGGGTATTATGCGGTACCTGATAAAATAGGGTATTGCCTTGACTACATACACATTTTATATACTTTGTTTAACAGTTGTTGACTCTCCTTTTGTATtgcaaaaacagttttttttttattttgatgatAATATGCCAATAGCAGAGTGTATTTTCAATGTAGAGTATGAATACAGCATATTATGCTTCTTGGAAGACTAATAGTTATGGCTTTCATATTACATAAGATACATATAATTTGAGGTGCATTACAAACATGATTTAAACTGAGACAATTTTGCCTGGTCACTACCATAGTTATATAAGAATAACATTAACAAGGGAAAATCAATCCATGTTCACACTGTATATTAAAACCTTTAATAAGCCAAAATGTTTTGGATGGAAGGACATTAAACATTTGAGTAGAACATATCAAATGTCTTTATGTTTTTTCTTACACTTCTTAATACTTAAATTTTACTGTTTTCTAAAATATAAAGAAGATCTTGTGCGTTGGCAGAAAAGTAATGAATGAG from the Brienomyrus brachyistius isolate T26 chromosome 19, BBRACH_0.4, whole genome shotgun sequence genome contains:
- the LOC125714611 gene encoding trace amine-associated receptor 1-like; the encoded protein is MSSMNFSNSSKHINDVYAEIQYCYDSVSGSCKKNVQPVSLQFSMFAFMAFAILVTITGNLLVITSIAHFKQLHTTTNCLILSLAVCDFLLGAFIMPCSAMRSVYGCWYLGDFVCKLHTSTDIMLSTSSIFHLSFISVDRYFAVCTPLLYRSIVNSVTALLMIITSWVFPAIFAYGMIFSNLNLKGSEHFFETQVQCVGGCPVFFSPASAAFSSVFSFFLPGLIMLSIYLKIYVVARRQARSIKDLTRQIKVEDGNGSAVSGKHERKKANTLAVVVGVFLICWTPFFLCNIMDPFIGYSIPPTLTDALVWFGYMNSSFNPFIYAFFYSWFRKALNIILSGRIFHRDSCRMKLYSE